The genomic DNA CCGAGGGCAAAGAGGGCTATTTTTGGGTAAAAGAGCTTAGCGGAAACAGCGCAAAAACGACGCTCAAGATCGACATAAGAGAATTTGACGAGGCGAAATTTCAAAAGAGGCTTGAGTTTTTAAGCGATATGGCAAATTCTTTTAACAAAATTTATGGAGAGCGTTGCGAAATCACGCTAAAAACACGCTATGAAAATGTCTTTAAATTTTTAAAAGATGAAAACTCACTGCCTATAAAATTAGCAAAAGATGCCTTTAGTGAGCTAAATATCACGCCAAATATAAAGCCTATGCGTGGTGGATATGACGGCGCTGTGATATCTGCAAAAGGTGTGCCAACGCTAAATTTATTCACAGGGGCAAATAACTTTCACTCCGTCTTCGAGTATTTGCCAGTTAGCAGTCTAAAAGCCGCGAGTGAAGTGATTAAAAAAATCATAATTAACGCTGCTAAATAAACTTCATAAAAGCCTAGATTTAGTAAATTTAGGCTTTAAATTTTACTTTCAGGACAAAAATGAAGGCTTTAGCTTTATTTAGCGGAGGGCTTGATAGCATGCTCTCAATGAAATTAATAAGCGATCAAAATATCGAAGTGGTCGCACTTTATATGGATACTGGATTTGGCGTAGATGAAGAAAAACATGAAATTTTAAGACGCCGCGCAGCTTTGGCTGGAGCTAGTTTAAAGGTAGTTGATATGAGAAACGAGTATCTTCGTGATGTACTTTTTAACCCAAAATACGGCTATGGCAAGCAGTTTAACCCATGTATTGATTGTCACGGATATATGTTTAAAACAGCTCTTAATATGCTAAAAAGTGAAAATGCAAATTTTATCATCACAGGCGAAGTCGTAGGTCAAAGGCCGATGAGTCAGCGAAGAGACGCACTCTTTCAGGTTAAGCGTCTAGCTGATGACGAGGATGATTTGGTGCTTCGTCCGATGTGCGCTAAGCTCTTGCCACTAACTAAGCCAGAGCGCGAGGGTTGGGTCGATAGAGAGAAGCTGCTTGATATAAGCGGGCGCGATAGAAAGCCGCAGCTTGCTTTGGCAAAGGAATTTGGCTTTGAGGACTTTGCAACGCCTGGAGGTGGATGTTTGCTAACGATCGAGAGCTTTGCTGTGAAGATAAAGGATTATCTAAATTTTGATAAAGAGATGCGAGATATCGATGTAACGTGGCTAAAGCTTGGTAGGCATCTGCGCTTACCAGATGGTGCAAAAATGATAATAGGCCGTGATGAGAGTGATAATAACGCACTTTTAGCACATCCAAATGATAAATTTGATCAAGTAAATTTTAAAGAGAGTGATGACATCGTAGGAGCCGTTAGCTTCATAAGCAAAAACGCTAGTAAAGCTGACAAAGAGCTGGCCGCAAGGCTCGCATTAGCTTATACAAAAGCAAGCAGAGAAAATAAATTTGAAGTTAGCATCGATAGCGAGAAATTTAGTATCACACCTGAGGATAAATCTCTAGCTCAAAATTATTTCGTAAAATAGACGTTTTATTGATTCTTGATGCTTTTATTTTGTGTTTGTGGATAAAGATGGTTTTTATCTACAAATAAGTTTAAAAATTATATAATCCGAAACTTATTTTAAAGTGTCACGGTAGCTCAGCTGGTTAGAGCGCTGGTCTCATAAGCCGGAGGTCGGGAGTTCAAGTCTCCCCCGTGACACCATAG from Campylobacter concisus includes the following:
- a CDS encoding argininosuccinate synthase domain-containing protein codes for the protein MKALALFSGGLDSMLSMKLISDQNIEVVALYMDTGFGVDEEKHEILRRRAALAGASLKVVDMRNEYLRDVLFNPKYGYGKQFNPCIDCHGYMFKTALNMLKSENANFIITGEVVGQRPMSQRRDALFQVKRLADDEDDLVLRPMCAKLLPLTKPEREGWVDREKLLDISGRDRKPQLALAKEFGFEDFATPGGGCLLTIESFAVKIKDYLNFDKEMRDIDVTWLKLGRHLRLPDGAKMIIGRDESDNNALLAHPNDKFDQVNFKESDDIVGAVSFISKNASKADKELAARLALAYTKASRENKFEVSIDSEKFSITPEDKSLAQNYFVK